In Arthrobacter sp. StoSoilB5, one genomic interval encodes:
- a CDS encoding helix-turn-helix transcriptional regulator has protein sequence MDELEALQTIGRLIKEERLAQGLSQVQLAKQAGTAIKTVRTLESGTRRTQEINQRKLEHALGWRAGSVAEVLKGKSSFAPDQITPDDMRSSDDPRQSSGPRVVVPAAPIARASHLSDEELLAELTYRMMHRNRG, from the coding sequence GTGGATGAACTTGAAGCACTCCAGACCATTGGCCGACTGATCAAAGAAGAACGCTTGGCCCAAGGGCTGAGCCAGGTGCAGTTGGCAAAGCAGGCTGGAACGGCCATCAAGACTGTCCGGACGCTGGAGTCAGGCACTCGCCGCACCCAGGAAATCAATCAGCGCAAGCTCGAGCACGCCCTGGGCTGGCGGGCCGGATCAGTCGCTGAAGTTCTCAAGGGAAAATCCAGCTTTGCCCCGGACCAAATCACCCCCGACGACATGCGCAGCAGCGACGACCCGCGGCAGTCTTCAGGGCCGCGGGTCGTGGTACCTGCGGCCCCCATTGCCCGCGCCTCGCATCTTTCCGACGAGGAACTTCTCGCTGAACTGACATACCGGATGATGCACCGCAACAGGGGCTAG
- a CDS encoding sugar ABC transporter permease translates to MDFIGGKLLQVVIAIAIFAAVIGIIMLVVDRAPKSVKDRVTVAGFLAPAAILMLVGLVYPAVRTSMLAFTDASGQGNGFDNFVWMFTQPEALATLRNTVIWTVLVPLLSTSFGLAYAVFIDKARGERVLKSLVFMPMAISFVGAGIIWKLVYDYRGPGIEQTGVINFIRAALGMDPKQFLLDAPENTLFLIIVMVWIQTGFAMVILSAAIKGVPVELIEAARLDGANAWQQFRNVTVPGIRGALVVVLTTITIATLKVFDIVRTMTAGNYDTSVVANEMYTQAFRAGEPGRGAALALILFLMVLPIVVYNARVLRKQREIH, encoded by the coding sequence ATGGATTTTATCGGAGGAAAACTCCTTCAAGTAGTGATAGCAATCGCGATCTTCGCGGCTGTTATCGGCATCATCATGCTGGTGGTGGACAGGGCACCGAAATCGGTCAAGGACAGGGTTACCGTGGCTGGCTTCCTTGCTCCGGCAGCCATCCTGATGCTGGTGGGCCTCGTTTATCCCGCTGTCCGCACGTCAATGTTGGCGTTCACGGATGCAAGCGGCCAAGGAAACGGATTCGACAACTTCGTCTGGATGTTCACGCAGCCGGAGGCTCTGGCCACCTTGCGCAACACCGTTATCTGGACAGTCCTCGTTCCGCTGTTGTCCACCAGCTTCGGACTTGCCTATGCCGTATTCATTGACAAGGCCCGCGGCGAGCGGGTCCTGAAGTCACTGGTCTTCATGCCGATGGCGATCTCCTTTGTGGGCGCCGGCATCATCTGGAAGCTCGTTTACGACTACCGCGGTCCAGGCATTGAACAGACCGGCGTCATCAACTTTATCCGTGCCGCCCTGGGTATGGACCCCAAACAGTTCCTCCTGGATGCCCCGGAAAACACGCTCTTCCTGATCATCGTGATGGTCTGGATCCAGACTGGCTTCGCCATGGTGATCCTGTCTGCGGCCATCAAGGGTGTCCCGGTGGAACTTATTGAGGCAGCCCGCCTGGATGGGGCAAATGCCTGGCAGCAGTTCCGCAACGTCACGGTCCCCGGCATCCGCGGGGCCTTGGTGGTGGTACTGACCACCATTACGATCGCCACGCTGAAGGTGTTCGACATTGTTCGAACCATGACGGCCGGAAACTACGACACCTCGGTTGTGGCCAACGAAATGTACACACAGGCTTTCCGTGCCGGTGAGCCAGGACGCGGTGCTGCACTGGCCCTGATCCTGTTCCTTATGGTGCTGCCAATTGTGGTGTACAACGCTCGAGTCCTTCGCAAGCAAAGGGAGATCCATTGA
- a CDS encoding IS481 family transposase → MSHRNARLTPTGRRILIERVLAGRPVAHVAKEMGISRTCAHRWISRYRTHGWAGLEDRSSRPRSCPHATSAALVADVLTQRVKHREGPAGLAARCGTSARTVSRILTRAGMPRLWDLDPVTGERIRASRATDRRYERDAPGDMIHIDVKKLGRIPDGGGWRADPNQSARNHSTGHTRVGFDYVHVAVDDHTRLAYAEVLPDEKGPTCAGFLTRAAAAMATQGAPVRRVMTDNAFAYRLSKDFQDALAALGAKHVLIKPRHPWQNGKAERFNRTLQEGWAYRQPFTSNQARTDALQPWLDFYNNHRPHGSLGGKPPISRCKQPTD, encoded by the coding sequence ATGTCCCACCGTAATGCCCGCTTGACCCCGACCGGTAGGCGGATCCTTATCGAGCGCGTCCTCGCCGGCCGTCCCGTGGCCCATGTGGCCAAAGAAATGGGCATCTCAAGGACCTGCGCGCACCGCTGGATCAGCCGGTACCGCACCCATGGCTGGGCCGGCCTCGAGGACCGCAGCTCCCGCCCAAGGTCGTGCCCACACGCGACTTCTGCTGCGCTGGTTGCCGATGTCCTGACCCAGCGCGTGAAGCACCGCGAAGGGCCAGCGGGCCTGGCAGCCCGGTGCGGGACGAGCGCCCGGACGGTCTCCCGGATTCTGACCCGCGCGGGCATGCCCCGGCTGTGGGACCTGGACCCGGTGACCGGGGAACGGATCCGGGCATCCCGTGCCACGGACCGCCGGTACGAGCGCGACGCTCCCGGAGACATGATCCACATCGACGTCAAGAAACTCGGCAGGATTCCCGACGGCGGAGGCTGGCGGGCAGACCCGAACCAATCCGCCCGCAACCACTCAACAGGCCATACAAGGGTCGGTTTCGACTACGTCCACGTGGCCGTCGATGACCACACTCGTCTGGCCTACGCCGAGGTCCTGCCCGACGAGAAAGGCCCGACCTGCGCAGGGTTCCTCACCCGGGCCGCAGCGGCCATGGCAACCCAAGGCGCGCCAGTCAGACGGGTCATGACCGACAACGCCTTTGCCTACCGGTTATCGAAAGATTTCCAGGACGCACTCGCTGCACTGGGCGCCAAGCACGTCCTGATCAAACCCCGCCATCCCTGGCAGAACGGCAAAGCAGAACGCTTCAACCGCACCCTTCAAGAAGGCTGGGCCTACCGGCAACCATTCACTTCCAACCAGGCCCGGACAGACGCCCTGCAGCCATGGCTAGACTTCTACAACAACCACCGGCCGCACGGCAGCCTCGGAGGCAAACCACCCATAAGCAGGTGCAAACAACCTACTGACTGA
- a CDS encoding extracellular solute-binding protein: protein MKKTKYLLPVAAAGVLALTLSACSGNSGGGSASTASNDCSAYDTYGKHDGKTVSVYSTIVDVEATNLEESWAQFEKCTGITVKYEGSKEFETQIGVRAQSGTAPDVAIFPQPGLLATQARAGYLKPAPKTVSDLVDKNWSPDWKKYGTVDGKFYAAPMLANVKGYVWYSPKTFKDKGWQVPKTWDEMMDLTKKIAADKTMKPWCAGFESGEATGWPGTDWIEDVVLRAEGPEVYDKWITHQIPFNDPKIVNSFNKVGDILLNPDYVNGGFGDPRSILSTAFAQAGQPVLDGQCAMHHQASFQAANWPAGTNVAEDGDVWAFMTPPVDESKGTAITGGGESVGAYKDTPEVQAYLAFMASADFANNRVKLGGAISANKGLDPNNAQSALDKQSIKLLQDPKTVFRFDGSDLMPSAVGSNSFWKGIVAWINGSSAQQVTDSIESSWPKS from the coding sequence ATGAAAAAAACCAAGTACCTGCTCCCGGTCGCAGCGGCCGGCGTTCTGGCACTTACCCTGTCCGCATGTAGCGGCAACAGCGGCGGCGGCAGCGCTAGCACCGCGTCGAATGACTGTTCCGCCTACGACACCTACGGCAAGCATGACGGCAAGACCGTCTCGGTGTACTCCACCATTGTTGACGTCGAAGCAACAAACCTCGAGGAATCCTGGGCACAGTTCGAAAAGTGCACAGGCATCACCGTCAAGTACGAGGGCAGCAAGGAGTTCGAAACCCAGATCGGTGTGCGTGCACAATCAGGCACGGCCCCGGACGTGGCGATCTTCCCGCAGCCTGGCCTCCTTGCCACCCAAGCCCGCGCCGGCTACCTGAAGCCCGCCCCGAAGACTGTGTCCGATCTTGTGGACAAGAACTGGTCCCCGGACTGGAAGAAGTACGGCACCGTGGACGGCAAGTTCTACGCCGCACCGATGCTCGCGAACGTCAAGGGCTACGTCTGGTACTCGCCCAAGACCTTCAAGGACAAGGGTTGGCAAGTCCCCAAGACGTGGGACGAAATGATGGACCTGACCAAGAAGATCGCTGCCGACAAGACCATGAAGCCGTGGTGTGCCGGATTTGAGTCGGGCGAAGCTACCGGCTGGCCGGGCACCGACTGGATCGAGGACGTCGTCCTTCGCGCCGAGGGCCCGGAAGTCTACGACAAGTGGATTACCCACCAGATTCCCTTCAACGATCCCAAGATCGTCAACTCCTTCAACAAGGTTGGCGACATCCTGCTCAACCCGGATTACGTCAACGGCGGTTTCGGTGACCCCCGCTCGATCCTGAGCACGGCGTTCGCCCAGGCCGGTCAGCCTGTTCTTGACGGACAGTGCGCCATGCACCACCAGGCATCGTTCCAGGCAGCCAACTGGCCTGCCGGCACCAATGTTGCCGAGGACGGCGATGTTTGGGCCTTCATGACACCTCCCGTGGATGAATCCAAGGGCACAGCCATCACCGGTGGCGGTGAATCCGTTGGCGCCTACAAGGACACCCCCGAGGTCCAGGCCTACCTCGCCTTCATGGCAAGTGCGGACTTCGCCAACAACCGCGTGAAGCTCGGCGGTGCCATCAGCGCCAACAAGGGCCTCGACCCGAACAATGCACAGTCCGCTTTGGACAAGCAGTCCATCAAGCTCCTTCAGGACCCCAAGACCGTCTTCCGTTTTGACGGCTCTGACCTGATGCCGAGCGCAGTGGGTTCCAACTCGTTCTGGAAGGGCATTGTTGCCTGGATCAACGGCTCCTCTGCCCAGCAGGTAACGGACAGCATCGAGTCCAGCTGGCCTAAGAGCTGA